The DNA window ACAGCGCGGGGACACCCCTGTCGGCCTCGTTCGCAACCCGGACCATACCGAGGACGTGCGCGCCACCGGCGCGGAGGCGGAGCTGCTCGACCTGGAGAACGCCACCGTGACCCAGGTCGCGGAGAAACTTATGGGGGCGGACGCGGCCGTGTTCGCCGCCGGGGCGGGTCCGGGCAGTGGAGCGGCCCGCAAGGAGACCGTGGACCGGGACGCGGCGATCCGGATGGCCGACGCCGCCGCCCTGGCCGGGGTGAACCGTTACGTCGTGGTGTCGGCCATCGGGGTGGACGAGGGTCCCGCTCCCGACGCGGAACCGGTGTGGGCCGCCTACGTCGCGGCCAAGCGGGACGCGGACGCCGACATCCGGGGGCGGGAGCTGGACACGGGGTGGACCATCCTGCGCCCGGGGCGGCTCACCGACGACGCGGGCACCGGCAGGGTGCGGCTGGCGCCGCGGGCCGAACGGGGCGAGGTTCCCCGCCAGGACGTCGCGGCCGTCATCGCTGCGCTTCTGGACGAGCCCGCGACGATCGGCCACGTGCTGGACCTCGTCGGGGGCAGCACCCCCGTCGCCGACGCGGTCGCTTCCGTCACGAGCTGAACATTCCGGGGGCGTGTGGCTACACACCTCCGATAACCGGCATTATGGGAAGCCGGAACGGTCCGGCGTTTTCCGCAGCGCTGGGCCCCGCCCGGCGGACACTGTTCGTGACGAGCGGCGC is part of the Haloactinospora alba genome and encodes:
- a CDS encoding NAD(P)H-binding protein, with the translated sequence MRIVIAGGHGKIALHLERLLAQRGDTPVGLVRNPDHTEDVRATGAEAELLDLENATVTQVAEKLMGADAAVFAAGAGPGSGAARKETVDRDAAIRMADAAALAGVNRYVVVSAIGVDEGPAPDAEPVWAAYVAAKRDADADIRGRELDTGWTILRPGRLTDDAGTGRVRLAPRAERGEVPRQDVAAVIAALLDEPATIGHVLDLVGGSTPVADAVASVTS